A genomic region of uncultured Roseibium sp. contains the following coding sequences:
- a CDS encoding aminopeptidase yields the protein MADDKRLSPEEAADKIANELMAVKATEQVAIMCDEDSPPEMIAALQKAMRKIGAEYAVLLQPSRSAANKNLMNPVIEHGLELADVLIGLTKSSGAPVYAAKVKQLLAAKRLRVMSLAMRDLDTLTAGGAAADYAAVREKGDTLAEIWRNSREMRITSEAGTDIQAPIAFDDVIIECGYVREAGYMAGLPDGEVSSRPIEGQANGIFVVDGPAAIVGKPDVPIKIRVEMGKVVEVTGDCPQADELRKIVSTVPHADNIAEFGIGLNPSSRPDGIFQEVKKRQGQVHIAIGDNVYYGGTVQSNVHIDLVVLNPTVFLDDRMVVENGRILF from the coding sequence ATGGCGGACGACAAGAGACTGTCGCCAGAAGAAGCGGCCGACAAGATTGCCAACGAACTCATGGCCGTGAAAGCCACGGAACAGGTCGCCATCATGTGCGACGAGGACAGCCCGCCTGAAATGATAGCGGCGCTTCAGAAGGCCATGCGCAAGATCGGAGCCGAATATGCCGTCTTGCTGCAACCTTCCCGGTCGGCTGCGAACAAGAACCTGATGAATCCCGTCATCGAGCATGGTCTGGAGCTGGCAGATGTTCTGATCGGCCTGACGAAGTCCAGCGGCGCACCTGTCTATGCTGCGAAGGTGAAACAGTTGCTGGCGGCAAAACGCCTGCGTGTCATGTCCCTGGCTATGCGTGATCTGGATACCCTCACCGCCGGCGGGGCCGCCGCCGACTATGCCGCCGTAAGGGAAAAAGGAGACACCCTGGCCGAGATCTGGCGCAACAGCCGGGAGATGCGGATCACGTCCGAAGCTGGAACCGACATACAAGCGCCCATCGCATTTGACGATGTGATCATCGAGTGCGGCTATGTGCGTGAAGCGGGATACATGGCAGGCTTGCCGGACGGGGAAGTGTCCTCGCGCCCCATCGAGGGACAGGCAAACGGCATATTCGTCGTGGATGGGCCGGCCGCGATCGTCGGAAAACCGGATGTGCCGATCAAGATCCGTGTCGAGATGGGAAAGGTTGTCGAGGTTACGGGGGATTGCCCGCAGGCCGACGAACTCAGAAAAATAGTCTCAACGGTTCCCCACGCCGACAACATTGCGGAATTTGGTATCGGCCTCAATCCCTCATCCCGTCCTGACGGAATTTTTCAGGAAGTCAAGAAGCGGCAGGGCCAGGTCCACATCGCGATCGGCGATAATGTCTATTACGGCGGCACGGTCCAGAGCAACGTTCATATAGATCTCGTTGTGCTGAACCCGACAGTTTTTCTGGATGATCGCATGGTTGTCGAAAACGGACGCATTCTGTTCTGA
- a CDS encoding cupin domain-containing protein, which yields MKLSDLLVDPANLGSFSPPRHAKTLNHRLWPRHENPSDIEVIHGFLGHGGGADPHFHAVSDQMVYILSGELKIFGAEDSVVMHPGQFIFIPKGLEHRVEVVSHGGANIIVMYMPRLSEADILPATNLQAAEF from the coding sequence ATGAAACTATCCGATCTTCTTGTGGACCCTGCAAATCTGGGCTCATTTTCGCCTCCAAGGCACGCGAAAACGCTGAACCACCGATTGTGGCCAAGGCACGAAAATCCTTCGGACATCGAAGTCATTCATGGATTTCTCGGCCACGGTGGCGGCGCCGACCCGCATTTCCATGCGGTCTCGGATCAAATGGTTTACATATTGTCCGGTGAACTGAAAATCTTTGGCGCCGAGGATAGCGTTGTCATGCACCCGGGGCAGTTCATATTCATTCCCAAAGGCTTGGAGCACCGTGTTGAAGTGGTTTCGCATGGTGGAGCGAACATCATCGTCATGTACATGCCCCGGCTGAGTGAAGCTGATATTTTGCCGGCAACAAACCTTCAGGCTGCGGAGTTCTAG
- a CDS encoding LysR substrate-binding domain-containing protein: MQLTMIGEQLYPRIQRWLQEMEMTFQEVSSQGQLSKGRVKIASLASIAINILPSVILSFKEKYPDIQVTIRDGTGSSVEHLVLDHDADFGIAGGPVRSPELNFEPLFQENYCLLCPRDHPLASRSEPVCWQDLHEFSYISLSSETNVGQQLRSSSAIAELMPSPVHEVSQLGTLWGLVEKQFGVSALPRSACPDHESLVSVPLAEPELTREVGFLTVRGRSLSPAAEMLRATLFDSIEQM, translated from the coding sequence ATGCAGCTCACGATGATAGGCGAGCAGCTCTATCCGCGTATCCAGAGATGGCTGCAGGAAATGGAAATGACCTTCCAGGAGGTGTCCAGCCAGGGGCAGCTCAGCAAAGGGCGCGTAAAGATCGCGAGCCTCGCTTCCATTGCGATCAACATACTTCCGTCCGTGATCCTGAGTTTCAAGGAAAAATACCCGGATATACAGGTGACGATCCGCGATGGCACCGGATCAAGCGTGGAACATCTTGTCCTGGACCACGACGCGGACTTTGGAATAGCCGGTGGTCCCGTTCGCAGCCCGGAACTTAATTTCGAGCCGCTGTTTCAGGAAAACTATTGCCTGTTGTGCCCAAGGGACCATCCCCTTGCCTCCCGGTCCGAGCCGGTATGCTGGCAGGACCTGCATGAATTCAGCTACATTTCCCTGAGTTCCGAAACCAATGTCGGTCAACAACTCAGATCTTCGAGTGCGATTGCCGAGCTGATGCCAAGCCCTGTCCACGAAGTTTCTCAACTTGGAACGCTTTGGGGTCTGGTTGAAAAACAGTTCGGTGTTTCGGCTTTGCCAAGGTCAGCCTGCCCCGATCATGAGTCTCTCGTCTCCGTGCCGCTGGCCGAACCGGAACTGACACGTGAAGTGGGATTTCTCACTGTCCGGGGGCGTTCGCTTTCGCCGGCAGCCGAGATGCTTCGTGCAACGCTGTTTGACTCCATCGAACAAATGTAA